A stretch of the Dioscorea cayenensis subsp. rotundata cultivar TDr96_F1 chromosome 4, TDr96_F1_v2_PseudoChromosome.rev07_lg8_w22 25.fasta, whole genome shotgun sequence genome encodes the following:
- the LOC120258056 gene encoding uncharacterized protein LOC120258056: MASGGQFPQSLPRPHSTQSWAQVASSSSRTPAPSPLHNPDLLVKLKNSSPTFVKFDGDSLSRAHQRFQHALFGKFFGKPPPFEQVKKSLMDKWAFVGELQISDLPNGFLLIRCPSHDASQHLLTNGPWSINGLTLQLAPWKPFFEPVFAKLTTAAVWVQLHNLPIELWDGESLDTVTAHMGNLLKIDDLTFNLTRSKFARVCIDLDLSKPLSRGFWVGDDSQRVFVVVLYERLPTFCYTCGVIGHGSKSCPHATIAEEGRTSPSLRDPRRSAVSSHRSSDIAAENVDMDHASDQPQGEQNPPTDPPDSKFGSWMLVSRRRGRARSRGAGSFPVSAFVGAAAEETTAPNIPVMSHPEALGLV, from the coding sequence atggcaagcgggggacAATTCCCCCAGTCTCTCCCTCGGCCCCATTCCACTCAGTCCTGGGCTcaagtagcctcttcttcttcgCGTACTCCGgctccttctcctcttcataATCCTGATCTtcttgtaaaattaaaaaactcttCCCCGACTTTTGTCAAGTTTGATGGAGATTCTCTGTCCCGCGCTCATCAACGGTTCCAACATGCTCTATTCGGCAAATTTTTTGGCAAACCGCCTCCGTTCGAACAAGTGAAGAAATCTCTGATGGATAAATGGGCTTTTGTTGGCGAGCTCCAAATCTCTGATCTCCCGAACGGATTTTTGCTTATCCGCTGTCCCTCTCATGATGCCTCGCAGCATCTCCTCACTAATGGACCCTGGTCTATTAATGGTCTTACTCTTCAGCTTGCCCCTTGGAAGCCTTTCTTCGAGCCCGTCTTTGCTAAACTTACCACTGCTGCTGTATGGGTTCAGCTGCATAATTTACCGATTGAATTATGGGACGGTGAGTCCCTCGATACCGTCACTGCTCACATGGGCAATTTGTTGAAGATTGATGATCTTACTTTCAACTTAACCAGATCAAAATTTGCTAGAGTTTGTATTGATTTAGATCTCTCCAAGCCTCTAAGTCGCGGCTTCTGGGTTGGAGATGATTCTCAgagagtttttgttgttgtCCTCTATGAAAGACTTCCTACTTTCTGTTATACCTGTGGGGTTATAGGACATGGATCTAAGTCCTGCCCTCATGCAACAATAGCTGAAGAAGGTAGAACTTCTCCATCCCTTCGGGATCCCCGAAGGTCGGCGGTCAGTTCTCACCGGTCTTCAGATATCGCTGCTGAGAACGTGGACATGGATCATGCTTCTGATCAACCTCAAGGAGAGCAGAATCCTCCAACTGATCCCCCGGATTCTAAGTTTGGCTCTTGGATGCTTGTTTCCCGCCGGCGTGGTCGTGCCCGGAGCCGTGGAGCTGGGTCCTTCCCTGTTTCGGCTTTTGTTGGCGCGGCAGCCGAGGAAACAACGGCTCCCAACATCCCCGTGATGTCCCATCCCGAGGCACTTGGATTGGTGTGA